Part of the Juglans regia cultivar Chandler chromosome 14, Walnut 2.0, whole genome shotgun sequence genome, AagatcagccactattcactcccACCTACATTTGTTTTTAGTGTGTGATAGTGAATAGTGTATGATGAAAACAATCTTTCTAGTATAATTGAGTGTATGTTTATCTGGAACATAGTCAACAGCTTAACATACATTTTTCTAGTGGACTCTTTGGCAGGTAACCCAGGCATCGAAGTAGCATATCCCAAATGGAGGATCCACCAGAACAACCTGAAACAAATCCAATGACAACTACGTTGCAAGGGGATGAATATTTGCCTCTTTCAGGGAACCCATACTGTGACATCATTCTTGCAAAATCTCATGTCAGGCCCCGGTATCAAATGGTAATTAGCCCCTTTGATTATCTGCACTCCTAATTTCATTCGTTTGAACTATCGGgctgaaaaaaaataactagaagCGAAATGAATAGATAAACTACCTTCCACTTTTGTGTTACAATTGACCAAATTCAGTTCCCACCTCACCTTTTATTCTCTCATAACTATTAGTCTCACACTTCCTATAAAATTAGGAGAGTTGGTTATTAGAATGTTAAAGTTTTCAATGCTGTAGACAAATTAGAATCTGAAAAAATGTAAGAGACAGTATAATAATATGATTGGCAAATGATAGTCACTCTATAGGGTTGCATACTCAACATTTTGTGATCACTCTTGGTGATAAGATAATCTTGGTTCCTGCCAAACccttcttttatctttttagtgGAGGGGGATTCAAGGCTACATTCCGTTTAATAGTTGTAGTCCCTTTATTGAGCTCagttattcatgaaattaagTTCAACTCAATTTGTTTGAATCAATGTCTGTTGATTTATAGGCACTTCCAGTAAAATTAAATCGAATAATTCCTCCTCTTGTGATCCCCACGGTTCTGACCTATCGGGGAAAGAACTGGGAGATGTTATATAAAGGAACACACACTGTGAAATGGCTTGATTCTGGATGGAAAGCGTTTGTGGATGACAATGATCTCAAGGCTGGAGATGCATGTGTGTTTGAACTCATGGAGTCCTGCAGAACGAAAATCATACTCAGAGTCCACATTCTCAGAGGTGACATCCCGTCCGAATTTCTAGACAAGGTTGAGGGTGAGAGTTTGGCAACTCCTATTGTTATTGAATAGCATGTCTCATATAATGCCCTTTCCTATGTTTCGTCAATCTATGTTAGGAATCAATCATATGACTTGAGAATTCAGGACTACTAGAATCTGTAGCATTAGTGTAAATGTGTTTATAAATTCTAGCTGTTGAAGCAAGATGATATTTTCATTACGCTGCATCTTTTGTTTGCATACCTCGCTTCGTTTTGAACTAAAAATTTCCTTAGTTTCATCACTGGTATGACTGCTAGTCACTCAGATTATGTGTTTGTGTTGCAAATAACTGGTAACAAGAATGTTATACAATCTTAGTATTTCAAAAGTTTCCTCTTCCGAAACGTTAACCATTAGGCTAGCACCATATTTTAAGGAATTCTTAAGCTGAGGTATTAAAGTACTGCAGAAGTTTCTCTCTTTCATATTCTTTATCtttgtattttaatatcatctacaggcaaatgaaaaaataaaacttaaaagaaaggaaaagaggaaaaggaaaatctaaGGAAACGTTCAAATACTTTGTTTGCAATACTTTAAATAATTGAGAAGCAATTATATTTTACATCCTTGAAGGTGCAAGTTGAAACTTATCTATAGTTTAGGgtccattttataatttttcattacaaTTTTTGCTATTTATGATGCTTATTTTAAAGGCGTGGTAAATGATTTTGGGCCAGCAGAACACCTGAAGTTATTATCCACAACAATTTTCAGATCTTCACCGGACAACAAAAAAAGAGTGGGTTCCTTCAAAATTATTTTCGAT contains:
- the LOC109020277 gene encoding B3 domain-containing protein Os04g0386900-like, whose protein sequence is MEDPPEQPETNPMTTTLQGDEYLPLSGNPYCDIILAKSHVRPRYQMALPVKLNRIIPPLVIPTVLTYRGKNWEMLYKGTHTVKWLDSGWKAFVDDNDLKAGDACVFELMESCRTKIILRVHILRGDIPSEFLDKVEGTLYINSWAWTKHIQPSNSTS